One Ricinus communis isolate WT05 ecotype wild-type chromosome 2, ASM1957865v1, whole genome shotgun sequence DNA segment encodes these proteins:
- the LOC8270936 gene encoding uncharacterized protein LOC8270936, translating into MLDPGTDFSPEKNHVHFPNRTSDSYDSYGAINYKARAQKTAQNYANYQNWNSTADFGAERRLIEDDDSGVCSPPLWRTSPPRSPQHRQNHYRSLSPSARTQAIVRGQKELMEMVSRMPEGCYELSLKDIVEKPMVDQVDDQSVKEESFSKERSCIVNNGDMQVKKKNEKKVNMNRSGSIDNGGFLLKMVFPISWNSRNKKKNGSKKIRKDDNSVMNNSGRVSPRPLLFDGSAAAAAKDGENEWWKNRFVEKEESYESGGFSSNSGSSKSSGCSSSRSSSRNSSGRQVRGGCWSFIFRKGGKKAE; encoded by the exons ATGTTAGATCCAGGCACTGACTTCTCACCAGAAAAAAACCATGTACATTTTCCCAACCGAACCAGCGACAGTTATGACAGTTATGGTGCCATAAATTACAAAGCTCGAGCCCAGAAGACAGCACAGAATTATGCTAATTACCAGAACTGGAACTCCACGGCTGATTTTGGAGCTGAAAGAAGACTCATCGAAGATGATGATTCGGGTGTTTGTTCCCCGCCTTTATGGAGAACAAGTCCACCCAGAAGTCCCCAACATCGCCAAAATCATTACCGAAGTTTGTCTCCATCAGCAAGAACTCAAGCTATTGTTAGAGGGCAAAAAGAGCTTATGGAAATGGTGAGTAGAATGCCTGAAGGGTGTTATGAGCTATCTTTAAAAGATATAGTAGAAAAACCCATGGTTGATCAGGTTGATGATCAGAGTGTTAAAGAAGAAAGTTTTAGTAAAGAAAGGAGCTGTATAGTAAACAATGGAGATATgcaagtaaagaaaaagaatgaaaagaaagtgAACATGAACAGAAGTGGCAGTATAGATAATGGAGGGTTTCTTTTAAAGATGGTGTTTCCAATTTCTTGGAAttcaagaaacaagaaaaaaaatggtagtaagaaaataagaaaggaTGACAATTCTGTGATGAATAATAGTGGAAGGGTATCTCCAAGGCCTTTGTTATTTGATGGATCTGCTGCTGCCGCTGCAAAAGATGGAGAAAATGAGTGGTGGAAGAATAGATTTGTGGAGAAAGAGGAGAGCTATGAGAGTGGTGGATTTAGTAGTAATAGTGGAAGCTCTAAAAGCAGTGGCTGTAGCAGCAGTAGAAGTAGCAGCAGGAACAGCAGTGGCAG GCAAGTAAGAGGTGGTTGCTGGTCTTTCATTTTCAGGAAGGGAGGGAAGAAAGCAGAATAA